DNA sequence from the Acidobacteriota bacterium genome:
GCTCATCGTCCCGTTCTCGCAAGAGGCGGAAGACACCGAGGTACCGCTCGTGGTGAGTTGGTGAACCCTCCCGCAGAATGGCTTGGACCTCCTCCAAGGTCCGTTTGCAGAACCGCTCAAGCATCCACACCGGACGACCCCGCGGCACCACTCGTCAGCTCGTCGCGCAGCTTCTCGATGTGGTCGAACCTGAGATCGAGGTATCGGCTCGCATCGACCGCGGTGATCCGGTTGGCGTCGAGCGCTTCGAGCACGAGCTGGATGAACGGGCGTCCGGCGCGCCCAAGCGTCTTGTCAACGGGAGACGCGATGCCGCCCCTCCGCGGCTTGAGCGAAGACACGTACTCGTTCCAGTCCAACCGCCATTGACGGTAGCCGTCCCAACTCATGGCTCCGGCGCTGCGTAGCCTTGTCGCCATCGCGAGCGGCGTCACGCGGAACCTGGCCGCCAGCGCCCGCACCCTCGCAACGTCCCAGCCGTCACGCCCCACCGCGATGCCCCTGAGCTGCGCCTCGAGAGCGCGCTGCGGAATGAGGGCCTCACTGGCTGCCTCCTCGGCGAAACGTTCGATCTCCATCCACTGGGTGTCGCTGCGAGGCTCGCGCAAGGCAACTGCTTCCTCTTTGCCGAGCGCCAGGACAATGTGAACGAGCTCGTGGAGGAGAGAGTAAATGCGTGCCCCCGGCGCACTCTCTTTACTGTTGATGCCGACCGCCGGCAAGGGGAAGTCGAGGACCGAGACGCCGCGCGTCTGCTCCAGCGGCACCTTCGGAAACTGAAACACCAGCACGCCAGTCTGTTCGACGGCCGCACGCCACCCTCGCCACGCCTGCCACTCGTCCCACCAGGCCAGCTGCTGCTCGATGGCAACGCCCAACGCTTCGCGAAGACGCTGCCCGACTGTTGCCGGGCCTTCGGAGAGGCGAGCGACGGTTCGGAACTCGGGAACCGCAATTCCCAGCTCGTCGTTCAACTGCAGGGCCAGTTCTCTGCGCTGCAACATCAGGCGGAGGGCCAGCCTGAACTCGGGCGACTCGACGCCGGGACGCACGCCAGGTAGCCGACGGTACTCCGCCGCCAACGGCGGAACCGACGGAGGCTGCGGAAGGAAGAACACACCGAACGGCCGATGGTAGTAGCGGGCCAGCTCCTGAGTCTGGCGCACGGTGGGCCTGCGGTCACCGCGCTCCCAGGCTTCGAGGCGATCGAGCTTTACACCCAGGCGCTTCGCGACGGTCTCGGCCGGGTAGCCGCTCTGCTCCCGTGCCCACACGAGGAGGGTCGGGTTCACTTCGGCTGGAATGGCAACCGACATTGCGACCAGTCTACCCCTACGAGGTGTTCGCCGTTGAACACTGCCGGCAGTGGCTGGACGATCCGACGGGGCAGAGCTTCGCCGACAGCCCTGACCACTCGCAGAACACTCTTAGAAGTAACGGAAAGATCTCGGGCTGGGAAGTTGGCGTGCCAACCATTCGGCCGAAGGCGCGAAGGTTGGTACCGGTACGGGGATTCGAACCCCGGTCCCGTGGCTGAGAACCACGTGTCCTGACCCCTAGACGATACCGGCACAGGACTGCAAGAACCTCTAATTGTAGCAACCGCCTTCAAACGGGGTCAAGCGCGTGCGGCATCGTGGCATCATTGGCGGATGCGGATCCTGCTTTCGATCGTGCTTGCTCTTCTCCTTGGGCTGGCGGGGGCGTGGGTGTACTCGGGCCGCGGCGGCGGCCCCGCGATCCTCATCCACCAGCCGGCGACGTTCGTCGGGCAGACCGGAACGCTCGACGTGACGGTGGAGGCGCCCGGCGGGACGCTCAATCGCTTCGAGGCGTACATCGAACAGACAGGAGGCCGCGTACTGCTGGCGACCTCGATCGACGCGGCCGGTCTCCAGGTGAAGCAGGACGGCGCGAACCGCCTGCGCATCACGCGCGCGCTCGGCAAACGCAGCCTGCCCGAGCTGCAGGCAGGCGACGCCACGATAACGGTCGTTGCGGCCCGCCCCGCGCTGTACGGCGTGCGCACGCTCGAAAGCAGGGCCACGCGCGATGTCCGCGTCCGGTTCGAGCCGCCCCGCGTGTCGGTGGCCTCGACGCATCACTTCATCAACCACGGCGGCGCCGAGTTCGTGGTGTATCGCGCCACTCCGTCCGACGTGGTCTCGGGGGTCAAGGTGGGAGATATCGAATACCCCGGCTTCAGCGCGGCGGCCGCCGCGTCCCTCGCCGGCGTGCAGCTGCCGGATCCCTCTCTCAAGATTGCCTTCTTCGCGCTGCTGCACGACCAGGATCTGAACACGCCGATTTCACTCTTCGCACGCGACGAAGCCGGCAACGCCGCGCGCGCCGATTTCGACTATCGTCCGTTTCCCAAGGCGTTCCGCCGCAGCCGCATCGAGCTGAACGACGAGTTCCTCAACCGGGTCGTCCCGGCGATCCTCGAGCACACGCCGGAGGTGAAGGCCGAGGGCTCCGTGCTGGAGCAGTTCCTCGTGCTGAACGGTGAGCTGCGCCGCAAGAACGCGCAGCAGATCGCCGGGCTCGCCTCGAAAACGTCGCAGGCCCCCCTCTTCACGGGCGAGTTCAGGCAGCTCGCGAACTCGAAGGTCGAATCGGCCT
Encoded proteins:
- a CDS encoding ImmA/IrrE family metallo-endopeptidase, with protein sequence MSVAIPAEVNPTLLVWAREQSGYPAETVAKRLGVKLDRLEAWERGDRRPTVRQTQELARYYHRPFGVFFLPQPPSVPPLAAEYRRLPGVRPGVESPEFRLALRLMLQRRELALQLNDELGIAVPEFRTVARLSEGPATVGQRLREALGVAIEQQLAWWDEWQAWRGWRAAVEQTGVLVFQFPKVPLEQTRGVSVLDFPLPAVGINSKESAPGARIYSLLHELVHIVLALGKEEAVALREPRSDTQWMEIERFAEEAASEALIPQRALEAQLRGIAVGRDGWDVARVRALAARFRVTPLAMATRLRSAGAMSWDGYRQWRLDWNEYVSSLKPRRGGIASPVDKTLGRAGRPFIQLVLEALDANRITAVDASRYLDLRFDHIEKLRDELTSGAAGSSGVDA
- a CDS encoding M23 family metallopeptidase — its product is MRILLSIVLALLLGLAGAWVYSGRGGGPAILIHQPATFVGQTGTLDVTVEAPGGTLNRFEAYIEQTGGRVLLATSIDAAGLQVKQDGANRLRITRALGKRSLPELQAGDATITVVAARPALYGVRTLESRATRDVRVRFEPPRVSVASTHHFINHGGAEFVVYRATPSDVVSGVKVGDIEYPGFSAAAAASLAGVQLPDPSLKIAFFALLHDQDLNTPISLFARDEAGNAARADFDYRPFPKAFRRSRIELNDEFLNRVVPAILEHTPEVKAEGSVLEQFLVLNGELRRKNAQQIAGLASKTSQAPLFTGEFRQLANSKVESAFADHRTYLSQGREVDQQVHLGFDLATTASAPIVASNRGTVIFADYVGIYGNTVVIDHGLGLQSLYAHLSSFEASVGQTVETGQAIGRSGTTGLAGGDHLHFAMLVHGRMVSPVEFWDPHWLEDRVLRKLRDAAAAP